The following DNA comes from Bactrocera neohumeralis isolate Rockhampton unplaced genomic scaffold, APGP_CSIRO_Bneo_wtdbg2-racon-allhic-juicebox.fasta_v2 cluster11, whole genome shotgun sequence.
CAGTGACAATCTTCTGGATTTTCTTAAAGTGGCACAAGAGGTCTTAAATTAATTTCTGCTGAGATTTGACATACTAAGGTACGTAATTCTTCAAAACCGAGAAGTGATGAACCAACGAAAGGAATAGAAGTgcctttttgccatttttactgCTGCCTCCCACAGGCCACCGAAATGTGGTGATCGAGGAGGCATGAAACGCCAATCTATCATATTATTGAGGCAGTAAGCGTGAACTTGATTGCGATGATTTTCACTAAGAAAGAGCTCTCGTAAATCCTTCAGCTCGTTCTTGGCGCCAACAAAATTTGTAGCATTGTCTGACCAAATGCAACTTGGTATGCCACGAGTAGCTATAAAGCGCTTAAGTGCATCAAGAAAAGAGCCTGTTGAAAGATCTTTCACCAGTTCCATCCACATGGCTTTTGTGGCGAAACAAATGAATACGCTAACATAGCATTTTTGATGTGCTTTCTTACGCGTTTCgggtttgaaataaaatggtcCACAGTAGCCTATGCCCGTAACGATAAAGGGGCGCGATGCGTGGATGCGTTCCTTAGGCAAGTCAGCCATGATGTGCTCAACGAAGCGTGGTTTCGATCGCCAACAAATAATACATTTTCGTAGAACACTCGCAATAGTTTTTCTTCCACCTATACGccaaaattgcatacgaatGGATGCAAGTAGAGACTGAGGTCCTGCGTGGTGATACTTTCGATGAAAATGAGTGATTATTGACGACGTTAATGGATGATTCTTTGGTAGAATCATTGGATGACGTGCCTCAAAGTCTAATGTTGAGTTCTTTAAACGACCTCCAACTCGAATATTTCCAAAATCATCCAAAAATGGCGATAACGAAGCGATTTTATTTGATGTGTGTACAAAGTTGTTCTTCTTCAGGGCGACGATTTCTGACCTCAATTGCGCTCTTTGGACTAGGCGTATGAGCAATTGAGTCCCTTGATGGATATCTGTAGTTGTGAGCTGTGATCTTTTCGcgtttataaatttgtatatgtatccAAAGATATGCTGCATTGTTCCGAACGAGTTGATATATTTGAACGAAAAAGTTATGTCGGGTCTATCAGATGAGACGTGCAAAACCTTTTGACGAGTTTCTGGTAGAGATATATGAAGTGCGCATGGTTGTGGCCACGAAGATTCTacgttttccaaaaattgtggACCATATGTCCAAAGTCTTGACCTTAGGAGCTCCTTTGGTGTAGCGCCCTTTGATAGGATGTCAGCTGGATTCATAGATGTCGGAACGTAACGCCACCGCATGCCTTCAGTTAGTTGTTATATGGCACAAATCCGATTGGCAACAAATTAGTTGAACTTGGAGGGTTCCTCTCGCAGCCATGAGAGAGCCACTGACGAATCCGACCAACAATAATAGgaacaattaaatatattcattttttttttttaattcagataATAATTGCGCCAGCAAGGCGGCCGCACAAAGCTCTAATTTGGGCACTGTCAGCGTTTTAAGAGGGGCGACACGAGCCTTGAAGCATAGCAAGTGAACTTTAATGTCGTCATCCTTAATTGAGCGAACGTAAACACAAGCGCCGTAGGCTTCCAGACTGGCATCACAAAATGCATGTATTTGAACAGTGGCGCCCGGCTGAAGAACATAGCGCGGAAATGATGTGTGTTGAAGATCAACAAAATCGTTGCAAAATGCTAACCATGCTGTGCATATGGAATGTGGTAAACTTTCATCCCAATCGAGCTTGTCTCTCCACATCCTTTGCAACAGAATTTTAGCTCTAGTAAGTGTGGGGCCCATCAGACCTAATGGGTCGTAGAAACGAGCTATGGTAGACAATACGGAACGCTTGGAACATTTTTCCGATGTTTTCTGAGTcttgtatttaaacaaaaagacGTCTTTCGATGGATTCCAAACAAGTCCGAGGGTTTTGACAATATCGCTGGATTCATCGAAACGAAGAAAACTTTCTCTATCAGCAACAGGAATTTCGCTGAGAACATCTGAGTTGTTAGAGCACCCCTTTCTTAACTGAAAACGACCGTTAGAAAGTAGGTTTGTAGTTTGTTGCCTGATTTGTTGTGCTTCCTCTACTGAACTTCCTGCGGAAATAAGATCATCTACATAGAAATCACGAAGAATGATTTCTGAGCTCAGCGGGTAGGATGAGGATTCATCTAATGCTAGCTGATGCATAGTACGTATAGCGAAGAACGCAGCAGGCTTGGTGCCGTATGTGACAGTGTCTAACTTGTATATACGTAATTTTTCTTCTGGGGAATCTCGCCAAAGTATGCACTGAAGCATATTATCTGGAGGTGTTGCGCGAACACATCGATACATTTTGCAAATGTCCCCAGTGAGTGCAATTGGAAAGGTACGAAAACGAATAAGAATGTTGAAAAGTTTAGGTTGAATGGTAGGGCCAGTCATGAGTATGTCATTTAGTGATAACCCTGAAGTTGTGGCCGCAGAACCGTCAAAAACAACTCGCAACTTCGTTGACGTACTATCATCCTTAATAACGCAATGATGAGGTAGAAAGTACCTGCACTTGGAAATCATTCTTTCAGAAACTAATGACATATGACCAAGGTGCTCATATTTCTTTATGAATGAGCTATATTTCGCCTTTAAATTAGGATTTCTACTAAGTTTGCGTTCGAAATTCTCAAATCTGCGTCTAGCAGCTATATATAAATCACCAAGTGAATCTAAGCTGCGCTTAATGGGTAAGCAAACCGAATACTCGCCCGATGATAGACGCgagtaattatttttgaaatgttccTCACACTCGAGGTCTTCTTTAGAAGTTTTGGTGATTGGTTCATGAACATGTTCAATTTCCTAAAAGCGGCGAACTAATTTGTCTAACTGGATATCTTTATCAATTCCAATAGAAGATCTCTGGCTTACAATAAATGTTGATAGTTGAGGGGTTTGCTGCCAACCACCAGATAAAACCCATCCCAGTCGAGTTTTTTGAAGAATGGATAACCCAGGTGCCCTACACAAATGAGTTCGAAGAAAAGTCCTGCTCCGATGAGCATATCGATGCGCTGTGATATATTGAAAGCAGGATCAGCTAGTTGAATATTCGAAGGAACATTCCAATCATCGGTCATGACTGAAGTTCCAGGTTGATTATCAGTAATCGTTTGAGCGACAAGAGCAGTAATGTTTGTTGAGTAATCTGAAGTCTACGACTTTAGTACGAGATTGACTGAGTATCCATCTGTAAGAAAATTTGCATCTCCAATTCCAGAAACCGGAGCGAAAGATTTAGATTTATGCAGTTGAAGTTGGTTTGCGAAGCGACTTATGACGAAGTGAATCTGTGAGCCAGAGTCCAAAAGTGAGCGACAAGGAACGAAAGTTCCGGCACGATTCTTTACTAAAACGATTGCAGTAGCTAAGAGCACAACATCAGATGGAGATCGGGAAGCAGAGATGTCAGGCAGCGTTGGCAGCGTTGCAGTCATGGCTTTAGCTTGGACAGAGTTTGGTATTAATGATAATTCGTGACCATTAGCTGATGGTAAACGATTAAAATGTAAAAGCATGTGATGCTTTGAATGACATTTTCGACAAGAACTAGATTTGCAATCTCGCATCTGATGGCATTTCTTTGAACAGTTTAGACATAGTAAAAGTTTCTTAACTTCTTTCTGGCGAATGTTAGGCGAAAGATTTAAAAACCGTTgacaattataaattcaatgtTCAGCCTTTCCACAAAATACACAAACACCCAGTAAGCTTTCGAAGCAACAAAGGATTTTCTTTGAGGTGTACTCACAGTTTTTCCGGTTTTACCAAATGTTTCAGCTTGTGTTTGTAATGCATGCTCTACGTTCTCGAGGGTACGACATCGATGTTCTGAAAATGCAGCTAATGGTTCCCACGATGGTAACTCGTTTATTGACCAACTTTCTTCCCATTTTGCTTGAGTTACTTTGTCCAACTTTTGAGTTAAAAATTGTACCACTATGCAGTCCGCTATTTGCTCTTTTGAACCAAGTGACTGCAACGCACATATATGCGAATTGACCTTGTCAGTCAACGCTCGCAGCTTGCCGACGGTACCATCTGCTTTGTCCATCCCGAAAATCTCCCTGATATGTGCCTGAAAAATAAGACGTTTATTATCAAATCGTTTAATGAGGAGATCTAATGCGATTTTATAATTAGCCTCATTTATTTCCAACGATCGTATGGTGTCAAGAGCAGCACCACTCAAGAAGGAACGCAAATGTTGCAATTTGTCCACATCGATTAGGTCGCTGTCCTTATCGATGACTGATGTGAATTATTGTAAGAAATTTGTCCACTCTACATATATAGGATCCACTGAATTTAGGCAACGTTAATTGAGGCAAACGTGAACGATTAGTTTTCACTATAATAGGCTGGAATTCATTGCTGTTCATCTTGAATGTGGAACAATGTTGAGAAGAGCTACGCTTTCCAATTTCACGTTGTCCTTCAACTGAACCAAATTCGTATCAAATTGGATAAGTAAATCACTTCCAATAGATTTAAAGTCATGCTCTTCCAAACTTGTGTGTGCAGCCAAGAAGTTAGATTCCAGTTTGTTAACTGAATCCATTATTGCTGCTAAAGCATATTCGTCAATGCTTTGGAACCGCTCCGAGTCCATATCAACACATATGCATTCAAGCCGCTTAAACATGGCCTGCGTcctcaattttaaaaatgtcgCCCTGCCCATTGGTGAATGTTGACTTATGGGACTCTCATTTGCAGGAATGTCTGCAGCTGGAGTACCACCGATTGATTGGTTTAACGacatatacaataaaattaaccaattaaaaattaacgaaGTTGGGTGATCAGCGCGGCAAAGTATAACCGTACTGAACCGTTGAAGAAACTAGCGGCACCCGATAAACAGTGCCTATGGTTTTAAGTTACGTTAGAAATGACCGgtcaattttactttaatttccaAATTTACCGTAGAAGCGCTTTCTAGAAATCACGCCACTATTTTGCCACAAATCAAATAGGTTTTAAACCACGAGTTTGATTTATCGATTGTTCACCTTAAAATATGTCCTCTAATTTATACTAGCACGGTGGCGCACGAACTAATAGTTTGATATTTAATGTTAAGATTTACTTTATCACCAATAAACGCACGCAGCGATCACGCCGGGGTCACCAAATGTTGAGCTACCAAGCTTTTTTGATAGCTTCGAATCGCGATATAAAACAACGacgatatatatttacaaaatatttattaatataaacatatataatacaacGAATAGAAAGTTACGTGGCTGGTGGTTTACCAGGTGAAATGCCCTTGCGCCTGCAGTTAGCGAATATAAGAAACGAACTAGAAAATAATGCGTGTGCAGGTATCGAATGTAAAAAGCGAACTATAACTATGATGCTAAGTTTAGGCAGAGCTAAGCTTAATTGTtcttacatgtatgtatgtataaatatattaaaggatAAAGGGAAATGAGGAATTAGAATAACGAGTAATGCCGTGGTGGATATGCAAAATTAGAGTGACCAGataacaattaatattaaatatttacaatgtttTCTCACCACAGTGGgtgaaatatatgtgtgtgtataaatttagtaaaacgtaagtataaataataacttAAGATTATTGCTACTCATTATTGTTAGTTCCATTGTGAAAGGAGCTGCTCCGAACAGTCACTATTTGAGATATTCTGAAGCAAAATATCAATTTGTAACAAGTTCCTATTCTCAAAATGGTATCTAGATTTTCGTCACTaaatattgtctcaaatttgtcacctgatagttagcaggtcacaaaactaaaaagaattGTTGTTTGCCATTTTCAATATACAAGACATGTAATttatagagatcatcatagatatcaATCGATTGccgtttttatacattttgtaagcaactcataCTATATTTGGACCGACTCTGAAAACACAATTGTGGATTGTGGAATCTAAATCGGTCGGACCTACAATGTGTTTTCGAGTAGTTTTTACTGACAATTCgcaagtttatttatttgttaagcAACGAGAATGGTAAGTTTTGGAACCCttaatatttgattataattataattaaagatCGTGTTTTTCAGAATtccgacaaaaaaaatattaattatgaaaGTATTGGCTTTGAGAAGCCAGATAAATACCTTGCTCAACGACAATTCTTCAAGAGAACTGTTAGAAACTCTTACTACCCAGCCCTTGCAAAAAAGACAGCGGAGTTAAAAAAACATCGTTTAATTCTATTAGATACAATAAACGACCTTGGGACGCCAATTAATTCGTGTTGGACAAAGATGTGTATAGGTTTCTACTGATACAGAAGttgttaattatatattattaatttcaacaACGTAGGAGTTAGTGATGAGCGAAATAGCGATTTTTTAGTTTCAGTGAAAAGAGTGATTGCGATTTTTAAATCACTGTGATTTTTTATAGCTATTGCGATCGCTACTTTTCTTAATAACATAGATATTTTCAGTAGTTCTAACCTGCAATTAggccaaaacaaaaatattctatctgaaataaaaggaattaattttaatgcaataccttaaattttccataaattaaaacagaataatttgtatattcaacaaaattcaataaacaagatttttttatttattaatactgattaata
Coding sequences within:
- the LOC126766030 gene encoding uncharacterized protein LOC126766030, which encodes MADLPKERIHASRPFIVTGIGYCGPFYFKPETRKKAHQKCYVSVFICFATKAMWMELVKDLSTGSFLDALKRFIATRGIPSCIWSDNATNFVGAKNELKDLRELFLSENHRNQVHAYCLNNMIDWRFMPPRSPHFGGLWEAAVKMAKRHFYSFRWFITSRF